TGATATCGGTTTGCCTCGTCGCTGATTGTGGTTGGAAAAACCAGGGAAAAGAGTTGACGGGAGCCAATAATGTTTGAGTCCCTATCTGACAAATTGCAGAACATTTTCGATGGCCTTTCGAGTCGCGGGCGTCTTTCGGAAGCCGATGTCGATCGCGCCATGCGCGAGGTTCGCCTGGCGCTGCTTGAAGCCGATGTCAATTTTAAGGTAGTAAAGGATTTCGTCGATCGGGTAAAACAGCGCGCGATTGGCGCTGAGGTCATGAAGAGCCTGACACCCGCTCAACAGGTCGTCAAGATCGTTCACGAGGAACTGGTAGAGACGCTTGGTGAGTCTTCCAGGTTGGACCTCTCTGGCACCACTCCTCACGTGATCATGCTGGTTGGTCTCCAGGGGTCGGGCAAGACAACTACTGCCGCCAAACTGGCCCGGTCATTGCGAAAGTCAGGACAGCGGCCACTGCTGGTCGCCGCCGACACCTACCGTCCTGCCGCCATTCACCAACTCGAGGTGCTCGGCAAACAATTGGACATTCCGGTGCATAGTGAAGGGGATCAGGTCCCGCCACCGGTCATCTGCGAGAATGCGGTGCGACGTGCCCGGGATGCTGCCTACACGGTTGTCATCCTGGATACTGCGGGTCGTCTTCAGATTGACGACTTGATGATGCAGGAACTGGAGGAGATTCGCGATCGTACGCGACCCCAGGAGGTTCTCCTGGTCGCTGATTCGATGACAGGTCAGCAGGCAGTGAATGTAGCAAAATCCTTCCACGAAAAGATCGGGTTGACAGGGTTGATTCTGACGAAGGTTGATGGCGACGCTCGCGGCGGTGCTGCCATCTCCATGCGCCAGGTCACCAATGTCCCGATCAAATTCCTGGCCACGGGTGAGAAAACAGATGCACTGGAAGTGTTTCATCCAGATCGTCTGGCGAACCGTATCCTGGGCATGGGCGACGTGCTTACCCTGATCGAACGAGCCCAGGAAACCATGGATCATGAGACATCCGCGTCGGCTGCCCGGCGCATGATGAAGGGTGAGTTTGATCTGGACGACTTTCTGGAGCAAATGGCTCAGGTGAAGAAAATGGGACCGCTGAGCCAAATAATGGATATGCTTCCAGGATTTGGCCGGATCAGCCAGGACGTTTCTGCTGAAGTTACGGATCAGCAGATGGGCCAGATCGAGGCAATCATAAGTTCAATGACTCGAGAGGAGCGGCGGCGGCCAGAGATCATCAATGCCAGCCGAAAACGCAGAATCGCTCGCGGCTCCGGCACGAATGTGCAGGAGATCAATGAGCTTCTTTCCCAATTCAAGCAGATCAAGAGAATGATGAAACAGTTTGGCGGTGGTGGCAAGCGTCGTCGTGGGCAGATTCCGGGCTTCCCCGGTTTTCCGATGGAGTGATCGAAAGAATCAAGTGCCAGGCATGGATCGAGCAGTTGAAAAAACAGAACCGGGTCATGACGAGATTACCAATTGGCTTATCGAATAAATTTTACGAAACAGACAGCCTCAGGAACACCGATCAAGGATTTGAGTTAGCATTCAAGAATCGTTTGGCTCCAACTACGTTGATTGCAGTGGGGCCGCTGAAGATCGACGGCCAGGTATTTGAGGGTGAAGAAGTTCTGCTTTCACTGGAACGTCCTGCGGTCGGGCACCGTCGGCCTCCTGAACCCCTGCTTCGAACCGGGGCAGAGATATCGTCCAAGAAATCGCTGGCTTTCGATTTGAACGCGATCGCCCGCGTGGCAGTGCCTGGTGCGAGTCTGCCTGCCGGTGAGTACAGTGTTGCCTGGACTTTCAAGACGAAAGAGGTGGGTGACATCACCGTGAGGGCGGTGGATGAAGTTTCCGAAGCCTGATCGATCCTGGATTGGAGAGTCCCCGTGGTTAAAGCATTGAAACGAACAGCTTTGTACGATGAGCACCTGGAACTTCATGGAAGAATGGTGCCGTTTTCAGGTTGGGAGCTGCCTGTCCAATATGACGGCATTGGTCCAATCAAAGAGCATGAGGCAGTTCGCACCAATGCCGGCCTGTTCGACATCGATCACATGGGCCAATTCGAAGTCCGCGGCACTGATGTGTTGCCGTTCCTTCAATTTGTCCAGGTGGCCGATTTGCGGTCTTTGCAGGATAGCGATGCTCGCTACAGCCTGCTCTGTTATGCTGACGGTGGTGTCGTGGATGATATCTTCATCTATCGCTTCGAGAGCGATCGCTGGTGGATCGTGGTTAATGCCACCAACCGTCGCAAGGATCTGGCATGGCTGGAAGCTCACGCGAGCGGCTTCGATGTCCAGATCGAGGATATATCTGACAGGGTGTATATGCTCGCCTTACAGGGACCCAAAGCACAAGAAATCCTGCAACGGTTGGTCGACACCGATCTGGATGAACTGGCCTTTCATACATCGATTTCGGCGCAGGTGGCCGGGATTCCCACTGTGATCGGCGCCACCGGCTATACCGGCGAGTATGGCTACGAACTGTTTTTTCCCGAGAGCAGCGCTGTTTTTTTGTGGCGTACTTTGCTGGAAGCGGGAAAGGCCGATGGGTTACTTCCCTGTGGTCTGGCTGCGCGCGATTCGCTTCGCTTCGAACCCTGTTTGGCTCTTTACGGTCACGAGATCGATCAGGACATCGATCCAGTTGGCGCGCGGTTGGGGTGGGCCATAAGTTTTGACAAGGGTGGTTTTATCGGCCGTGATGCGCTCCTCAAGCTCAAACTCGAAGGGCCGCCCAAAAAACTGGTCGGATTTGAGATGGTGGATCGGGCCGTGCCTCGCGCTGGCTATCAAGTCGCAGTCGACGGTACCGTGGTCGGCCAGGTGACGACCGGGATGAAATCCCCGACAACCGGTCGTTTCGTCGGGCTTGCCTACGTGCCCGCCGAATCGTCGAGGCTGAATACTGAAATTGACATAATTGTTCGAGACAAACCGAAGAGAGCAGTCGTCGTCCGGCGACCGTTCTATCTTGCTGCCTACCGGCGCTAGCAGAGGAGGACATTCCATGGTATACAAATTCGATAGTGGCGTGCACTACGCCAAGTCCCACGACTGGGCCCGCGTTGAAGATGGTCTGGTGGTTTGCGGAATCAGTGACTTTGCCCAGAACGCACTGTCTGACATCGTCTACATCGAGTTGCCTGAAGTTGGCAGCGAGGTGCAACAGGGTGAGGTCTACAGCACCGTCGAGTCGGTGAAAGCGGCTGAAGAGGTCTATGCACCGGTTAGTGGCGAAGTTGTTGAGGTCAATGAGGAATTGGAAGATTCACCTGAACTGCTCAACGAAGATCCCTACGGGGGTGCCTGGATAATGAAGGTTCGTCCAACAGACCTGGCTGAACTGGACAACTTGATGGTAGCCAAGGTCTACGAGGTTTTTGCTGGAAACCTCGATGATTCTGGAGGCCACTAATGCCATTCATTGCGACCACCGATGAAGAGCGAGCGGAGATGCTGGCAGAAATCGGTGTGGAGCGCATCGAAGACCTCTTTCTCGATGTACCGGAACTTTTCCGCTATCCGCCAATGAATCTGCCTGAACCGCTCAGTGAACTGGAGGCCATTCGCGACCTGGGCAGCCTGGCTGGCGCCAACGAGAGCGGCGAGGACCTTTCCAGCTTCATCGGTGCAGGCGCCTACCATCACTTCTCCCCGTCGGTAGTGAATTTCCTTGCAGGTAGATCGGAATTCTATTCCGCTTATACACCCTATCAGGCCGAGGTCAGTCAAGGCACGCTGCAGGCGATCTTCGAGTATCAGACGATGATTGCTGCCCTGACCGGTATGGACGTGGCGAATGCCAGTCATTATGATGGTGCTACGGCAACCGCTGAAGCCGTCATCATGGCCCTGAATATGGCGCGGGGTCGGCGTAAACGGATTGTACTGTCGCCGACTGTAAACGCTCAGTATCGGGAGGTTGTGCGCACATATACCCAGGGCATGGATCTGGATATCGTCGGCGACGGCGATCTAGACAATGATTTCCATGCGCTGATCGATCTCTGCAACGACGACACGGCTATCGTGGTAGTTCAGAATCCTGATTTCCTGGGCCAATTGCATAGCCCGGCTGAGATGCAGGATCTGGCAAACGCCGTGCATGCCGCTGGCGCCGTATTGGCGGTGGCGGTGGATCTCATCAGTCTTGGGCTGTTCACACCGCCTGGTGATTATGGCGCCGATATCGTGATGGGCGAAGGCCAAAGCCTTGGCAACGCGATCAGTTTCGGCGGTCCCTATCTGGGCTTTTTTGCCATGCGGCAGAAGGACGTTCGCAGGTCGGCAGGCCGGATTGCCGGAGAAACGGTCGACGCGGATGACAACACAGGCTATGTGCTCACTCTGAATACCAGGGAGCAGCATATTCGCCGCGGCCGGGCCACCAGCAATATCTGTACCAACCAGGCATGGAACGCGCTGATGGCGTCCATCTATCTGGCAGTCATGGGGAAACATGGGCTGCGCTCCGTCGCCGAGCAATGTTACCATAAAGCCCATTACGCGGCCGCCAGAATCAACGAACTCGACGGTTTCGAAGTACTGGGTAGCCGGCCCTTCTTTAAGGAGTTCGTAATCAGGTGTCCGGTTGACGTGAGCGATCTGAAGGATTATCTGTTGACGGAATGGGGTGTGCTGCCAGGTTATGACCTGACCGGAGATTATCCTGATCTGGGCCAATGCCTTCTTGTTTGCGTGACCGAAATGAACAGTCGCCAGGAGATCGATGATCTGGTAGAGGCGCTGACGCAAGCTGCATCAGTTCTCACCGTTGAGGTAGTGGTATGATCGAACCTACAGTCTATGAAATTTCCTCCCCCGGTCGCACAGGCCCTCGATTGCCCGAATTGGATGTGCCTGAAGCGCCCTTGCCCGAGGGCTACGTGAGGGACGCTGAACAACTTCCTTTGCCGGAATTGAGTGAATTGGATGTCGTGCGGCATTTTGTGCGGCTCAGTCAGAAGAACATGAGCATCGAT
The Chloroflexota bacterium DNA segment above includes these coding regions:
- the ffh gene encoding signal recognition particle protein, which codes for MFESLSDKLQNIFDGLSSRGRLSEADVDRAMREVRLALLEADVNFKVVKDFVDRVKQRAIGAEVMKSLTPAQQVVKIVHEELVETLGESSRLDLSGTTPHVIMLVGLQGSGKTTTAAKLARSLRKSGQRPLLVAADTYRPAAIHQLEVLGKQLDIPVHSEGDQVPPPVICENAVRRARDAAYTVVILDTAGRLQIDDLMMQELEEIRDRTRPQEVLLVADSMTGQQAVNVAKSFHEKIGLTGLILTKVDGDARGGAAISMRQVTNVPIKFLATGEKTDALEVFHPDRLANRILGMGDVLTLIERAQETMDHETSASAARRMMKGEFDLDDFLEQMAQVKKMGPLSQIMDMLPGFGRISQDVSAEVTDQQMGQIEAIISSMTREERRRPEIINASRKRRIARGSGTNVQEINELLSQFKQIKRMMKQFGGGGKRRRGQIPGFPGFPME
- the gcvT gene encoding glycine cleavage system aminomethyltransferase GcvT; the encoded protein is MVKALKRTALYDEHLELHGRMVPFSGWELPVQYDGIGPIKEHEAVRTNAGLFDIDHMGQFEVRGTDVLPFLQFVQVADLRSLQDSDARYSLLCYADGGVVDDIFIYRFESDRWWIVVNATNRRKDLAWLEAHASGFDVQIEDISDRVYMLALQGPKAQEILQRLVDTDLDELAFHTSISAQVAGIPTVIGATGYTGEYGYELFFPESSAVFLWRTLLEAGKADGLLPCGLAARDSLRFEPCLALYGHEIDQDIDPVGARLGWAISFDKGGFIGRDALLKLKLEGPPKKLVGFEMVDRAVPRAGYQVAVDGTVVGQVTTGMKSPTTGRFVGLAYVPAESSRLNTEIDIIVRDKPKRAVVVRRPFYLAAYRR
- the gcvH gene encoding glycine cleavage system protein GcvH; the encoded protein is MVYKFDSGVHYAKSHDWARVEDGLVVCGISDFAQNALSDIVYIELPEVGSEVQQGEVYSTVESVKAAEEVYAPVSGEVVEVNEELEDSPELLNEDPYGGAWIMKVRPTDLAELDNLMVAKVYEVFAGNLDDSGGH
- the gcvPA gene encoding aminomethyl-transferring glycine dehydrogenase subunit GcvPA — its product is MPFIATTDEERAEMLAEIGVERIEDLFLDVPELFRYPPMNLPEPLSELEAIRDLGSLAGANESGEDLSSFIGAGAYHHFSPSVVNFLAGRSEFYSAYTPYQAEVSQGTLQAIFEYQTMIAALTGMDVANASHYDGATATAEAVIMALNMARGRRKRIVLSPTVNAQYREVVRTYTQGMDLDIVGDGDLDNDFHALIDLCNDDTAIVVVQNPDFLGQLHSPAEMQDLANAVHAAGAVLAVAVDLISLGLFTPPGDYGADIVMGEGQSLGNAISFGGPYLGFFAMRQKDVRRSAGRIAGETVDADDNTGYVLTLNTREQHIRRGRATSNICTNQAWNALMASIYLAVMGKHGLRSVAEQCYHKAHYAAARINELDGFEVLGSRPFFKEFVIRCPVDVSDLKDYLLTEWGVLPGYDLTGDYPDLGQCLLVCVTEMNSRQEIDDLVEALTQAASVLTVEVVV